In Macadamia integrifolia cultivar HAES 741 chromosome 13, SCU_Mint_v3, whole genome shotgun sequence, one DNA window encodes the following:
- the LOC122059989 gene encoding DNA-directed RNA polymerase I subunit RPA49 yields MEAEYYESEQDDRALNMEKKKKKKKTKKRKRLDVKMEVISEQPNKIAPLVGYFPSGFDPQKIEEDEEPEVSVFRNKKRPNRLQLVVSPNGSNVNFVGTNYTGEATAAQVCTYALGVLDKETQSLKIVPIASNKIFRLEPKVGGSEICDEEPVEGLKEEIVVSETKADKVKNLTNLYGTKKAKARALKMESLSQKEDLSAQGDMARKIEDIVINKEDLDNSSLYTARNIPPHDSTATIPENAYPLDKIIFKGEWDYLLDILEPLQSGAEIRLNSYPSFVCHRIHRLREIQDETQMKTIACILSYMTHLLKFKDQRSVDHATAAKQHKIPAILRQKFSKMFVDDSFRLTDEKINLIISYVLVLTLFVDNFQTDLSDIAKDLRMTPVSLRQHYEHLGCKLSRVNRVLMVTLPVPLQFPKQRTHRRRK; encoded by the exons atggagGCAGAGTACTATGAGAGCGAACAAGATGATAGAGCATTGaatatggagaagaagaagaagaagaagaagacgaagaagagaaagagattagATGTGAAGATGGAAGTTATCTCTGAACAGCCTAACAAGATTGCTCCTTTGGTGGGTTATTTTCCCTCTGGTTTCGACCCTCagaagattgaagaagatgaagaacctgAGGTTTcggttttcagaaataaaaaaagacccAATCGACTGCAACTCGTTGTTAGCCCTAATGGTTCGAATGTGAACTTCGTTGGTACCAATTACACTGGTGAAGCGACTGCGGCTCAGGTCTGCACTTACGCCCTGGGAGTCCTTGATAAGGAGACACAGTCACTAAAGATAGTTCCTATTGCATCTAATAAG ATATTTCGATTGGAACCGAAGGTTGGAGGGTCTGAAATCTGTGATGAAGAGCCTGTTGAGGGGTTGAAGGAAGAAATCGTTGTATCAGAAACTAAGGCAGATAAAGTGAAAAATCTGACTAACCTGTATGGTACAAAGAAGGCAAAAGCTCGg GCTCTCAAAATGGAGTCTTTGAGCCAAAAGGAAGATCTCAGTGCTCAGGGAGACATGGCCAGAAAAATTGAGGATATTGTGATAAACAAGGAGGATCTGGATAATTCCAGTTTATATACTGCTCGAAATATCCCACCTCATGATTCCACTGCAACGATACCGGAAAACGCTTATCCACTGGACAAGATTATTTTCAAAGGGGAATGGGATTACCTTTTAGATATTCTGGAGCCACTGCAATCAGGAGCAGAAATAAGACTCAATTCGTATCCAAGTTTTGTCTGCCATCGAATTCATAGACTACGGGAGATCCAG GATGAGACACAGATGAAGACAATTGCTTGCATtttgtcctacatgactcatcTCTTGAAGTTCAAAGATCAACGATCAGTTGACCATGCTACTGCTGCAAAGCAACATAAAATCCCAGCCATCCTGCGTCAGAAATTCTCGAAGATGTTTGTAGATGATTCATTCAGGCTGACAGATGAGAAGATCAATCTTATTATAAGCTATGTCCTGGTGTTGACACTCTTTGTTGATAATTTCCAAACGGACCTGTCTGATATCGCAAAGGACTTGAGGATGACTCCTGTTTCCTTGAGACAGCATTATGAGCATTTGGGTTGCAAGCTCTCGCGTGTCAACCGAGTATTGATGGTTACCCTTCCTGTGCCTCTTCAATTCCCCAAACAGAGGACACACAGGCGGAGAAAATAG
- the LOC122059779 gene encoding protein ATAF2-like produces MNSQSQSDNAVGMQGVVVHDDYDDNAAYFNSLPPGFRFCPNDEELINYYLQKKIKNLPLPLNRIRDVELYKHNPDYLAGTLLYEENQWYFFTPRDRKYKNGARPNRAAGIGYWKATGADKKIESNDQVVGFRKALVFYVGKAPNGDKSDWIMHEFRVIESESTPSRNFRGSDNMKLDDWVLCKMYKKPEKSEVNNTESQTAELTESQTEDIDNGNGVYSDVIDEDARPANTDPNISNSDGTGLINPSGGDETLQFNFPPLLSEPNYMFTDNYPYQSNINFDYGDPNSLAVPPISFKPPTNFIGDPNSSVVQPLSFMPPTNFMEGNYQQSSYSTGYGYDDYWDFKAEDFDMLPQYGEDFRLQDDFNFNMLPQDFSNNFPPVDESLPNNTATSPSDKSEEQPKSPHSSCK; encoded by the exons ATGAATTCTCAATCTCAATCAGACAATGCAGTAGGGATGCAAGGAGTAGTAGTacatgatgattatgatgataatGCTGCTTACTTCAACTCCTTACCACCAGGTTTCAGGTTCTGCCCTAATGATGAAGAGCTTATTAATTACTACCtgcagaagaaaatcaagaacctGCCACTACCCTTGAACCGAATCAGAGATGTTGAGCTCTACAAACATAACCCTGACTATCTTGCTGGTacgctgtt ATATGAAGAGAATCAATGGTATTTCTTTACGCCCAGAGATCGTAAGTATAAAAATGGAGCTCGACCAAATCGAGCAGCTGGGATTGGCTACTGGAAAGCGACTGGAGCAGATAAAAAAATTGAGAGCAATGATCAAGTTGTTGGTTTTAGGAAAGCATTAGTGTTCTACGTAGGAAAGGCTCCCAATGGTGACAAGTCTGACTGGATCATGCATGAGTTTCGGGTAATAGAAAGTGAAAGTACTCCTTCCCGAAATTTTAGAGGATCAGATAATATGAAG ttGGATGATTGGGTCTTATGTAAGATGTATAAGAAGCCAGAGAAATCAGAAGTTAACAATACAGAAAGTCAAACGGCCGAATTAACAGAAAGTCAAACAGAGGATATAGATAATGGAAATGGTGTTTATTCTGATGTTATTGATGAAGATGCTAGACCTGCAAATACTGATCCTAACATTTCCAATTCCGACGGCACAGGACTGATCAACCCATCTGGTGGGGATGAAACTCTTCAATTTAATTTTCCTCCACTGCTTTCGGAACCCAATTATATGTTTACTGATAATTATCCTTACCAGTCCAACATCAATTTTGATTATGGGGATCCTAATAGTTTAGCAGTTCCACCAATTTCTTTTAAGCCACCCACAAATTTCATAGGGGATCCTAATAGTTCAGTAGTTCAACCACTTTCTTTTATGCCACCCACAAATTTCATGGAAGGTAACTATCAACAAAGTTCTTATTCGACTGGATATGGTTATGATGATTATTGGGATTTCAAAGCAGAGGATTTCGATATGTTACCCCAATATGGAGAGGATTTCAGACTACAAgacgatttcaatttcaatatgtTACCCCAAGACTTCTCTAACAATTTTCCACCAGTTGATGAGAGTTTGCCAAATAACACTGCGACATCACCAAGCGACAAGTCTGAAGAACAACCAAAGAGTCCTCATAGTTCATGCAAGTGA
- the LOC122059781 gene encoding NAC domain-containing protein 19-like has protein sequence MSSFLSTMPSSPSRPSPPSNVYQEEIDQSEKMDFQSQPENVVGGMQKGAALHEDDDNSAYFNSLPPGFRFCPNDYELINYYLKKKITNQPLPINRIRDVELYKHNPDYLAEKYQSYGEDEWYFFTPRDRKYKNGFRPNRAAGKGYWKATGADKKIYSNDELVGYRKALVFYIGKAPKGDKSDWIMHEFRVVQNPPLQTIRAPNDMKLDDCVLCKMYKKPEKPEAQDTEIQAKDANTRIETGDHSDVGDENHVPANTDYNNSNSSRMLCSYSDRMDNCMGLINPSGWDESGHSLQYNLPPEPNQMLTGNYPYQSNINFGYGDPGNSVLQPISFMPPAIHFMESNYQETGNVYNDSWGFKQEDSSMLPQYDFKQEEDYNMLLQYDFSNQNCLDPFNFLSDDINLPNTTGISPVLKDKSSFTNKNANDSG, from the exons atgtcttcttttctctctacaATGCCATCATCACCATCTCGTCCTTCTCCTCCATCTAACGTTTATCAGGAGGAGATTGATCAAAGTGAGAAGATGGATTTTCAATCTCAACCTGAGAACGTAGTAGGAGGAATGCAGAAAGGAGCAGCACTTCATGAGGATGATGATAACTCTGCTTACTTCAACTCATTACCGCCAGGTTTCAGGTTCTGCCCAAATGATTATGAGCTTATCAATTACTACCtgaagaagaaaatcacgaatCAGCCACTACCCATTAACCGAATCAGAGATGTTGAGCTCTACAAACATAATCCTGACTATCTCGCTG AGAAGTACCAATCATATGGAGAGGATGAATGGTATTTTTTTACGCCTAGAGATCGTAAGTATAAAAATGGATTTCGACCAAATCGAGCAGCTGGAAAGGGTTATTGGAAAGCCACTGGAGcagataaaaaaatttacagcAATGATGAACTTGTTGGCTATAGGAAGGCATTAGTGTTCTACATAGGAAAGGCTCCCAAGGGTGACAAGTCTGATTGGATCATGCATGAGTTTCGAGTGGTACAAAATCCTCCTTTGCAAACTATTAGAGCACCAAATGATATGAAG CTGGATGACTGTGTCTTATGTAAGATGTATAAGAAGCCAGAGAAACCAGAAGCTCAAGATACAGAAATTCAAGCCAAGgatgcaaatacaaggattgaAACTGGTGATCATTCTGATGTTGGTGATGAAAATCATGTGCCTGCAAATACTGATTATAACAATTCCAATTCATCAAGAATGTTATGCAGCTATAGTGACAGGATGGATAACTGTATGGGTTTGATCAATCCATCTGGTTGGGATGAATCCGGTCATTCTCTTCAATACAATCTTCCTCCGGAACCCAATCAAATGCTTACTGGTAATTATCCTTACCAATCCAACATCAATTTTGGTTATGGGGATCCTGGTAATTCAGTACTTCAACCAATTTCTTTTATGCCGCCAGCCATACATTTCATGGAGAGTAACTATCAAGAAACTGGGAATGTTTATAATGATTCCTGGGGTTTCAAGCAAGAGGATTCCAGTATGTTACCCCAATACGACTTCAAACAAGAAGAGGATTACAATATGTTGCTCCAGTATGACTTCTCCAACCAGAACTGCTTGGATCCCTTTAACTTTCTTTCTGATGATATTAATTTGCCAAATACCACTGGCATCTCACCAGTACTAAAAGACAAGTCATCATTTACCAACAAGAATGCAAATGACTCAGGCTAA
- the LOC122058706 gene encoding BTB/POZ domain and ankyrin repeat-containing protein NPR1, whose protein sequence is MMNSTEPSSYLSFASSSHLSNDSSSFNMSASSVPESGASLEVLSLSKLGCNLDQLLADTTFDYSDAEVIVEDITVGVHRCILAARSKFFHDLFVQGNTSSQKEGKPKYYMTDLVPYHKVGYEAFLIFLSYLYTGKLKASPLEVSTCVDGVCAHDSCRPAINFVVELTYASSIFQITELVSLFQRRLMNFVEKAFVEDVIPILLVSFHCQLDQLLTHCVDRVAQSDLESISLEKELPFEITQNLKSLHLKSQSDKENEMVMDTMHEKRIRRIHKALDSDDVELVKLLLSESNITLDAANALHYAAAYCDPKVVSEVLDLGLADVNLRNDRGYTVLHVAAMRKEPSVIVSLLTKGASALEKTLDGQSAVSICRRMTRPKDYGAKTKQGQETNKDRICIDVLEREMWRNPLAVDMSMSSPNMADDLHAWLLYLENRVAFARLFFPTEAKLAMDIAHADTTSEFIGISASERCGNLREVDLNETPTMQKKRLHSRLEALNKTVEMGRRYFPHCSQVLDKFLEEDLPDLFYLEKGTPDEQRIKRARFTELKDDVQKAFNKDKAKNSRSGLSSSSSSSTSLKGCVNKKVTKK, encoded by the exons ATGATGAATTCTACCGAGCCATCGTCCTATTTGAGCTTTGCTTCGTCTTCCCATCTATCAAATGATTCTAGTAGTTTTAACATGTCTGCTTCTAGTGTGCCCGAATCTGGAGCTAGTCTTGAAGTCCTTAGTTTGAGCAAGCTTGGCTGTAATTTGGATCAGCTTTTAGCTGATACTACATTTGACTATAGTGATGCAGAAGTTATTGTCGAAGACATCACAGTGGGTGTTCACCGATGTATTTTGGCAGCCAGGAGTAAATTCTTCCACGACCTTTTTGTGCAGGGGAATACCTCTTCCCAAAAGGAGGGTAAACCAAAGTATTACATGACCGATTTGGTGCCTTATCATAAGGTTGGTTATGAagccttcttgattttcttgagTTACTTGTATACTGGAAAGTTGAAGGCATCTCCACTGGAGGTTTCAACATGTGTTGATGGTGTCTGTGCTCATGACTCATGCCGACCAGCTATCAATTTTGTCGTCGAGTTGACATAtgcttcttcaatttttcaaaTTACAGAGCTGGTCTCTCTTTTCCAG CGTCGTCTTATGAACTTTGTTGAGAAAGCATTTGTGGAAGATGTCATCCCAATCCTTCTGGTCTCCTTCCATTGCCAATTGGATCAGCTTCTCACCCATTGTGTCGATAGAGTAGCACAATCTGATCTTGAGAGCATCTCTCTAGAGAAAGAGCTACCGTTTGAAATCACACAGAACTTAAAATCTCTTCATCTCAAATCTCAGTCAGATAAGGAAAATGAAATGGTCATGGATACCATGCATGAAAAGAGAATCAGGAGAATTCACAAGGCATTAGACTCTGACGATGTTGAACTGGTGAAACTACTCCTGTCTGAATCTAATATCACCTTAGATGCGGCCAATGCTCTTCACTATGCTGCTGCCTACTGTGACCCCAAGGTTGTGTCTGAGGTCCTCGATCTTGGATTAGCTGATGTCAACCTCAGGAATGACCGAGGATACACGGTTCTGCATGTGGCTGCAATGCGTAAGGAGCCATCAGTGATAGTGTCTTTGCTGACAAAAGGGGCTTCTGCATTGGAAAAAACATTGGATGGTCAAAGTGCTGTTTCTATCTGTCGGAGGATGACAAGGCCAAAGGATTATGGTGCGAAGACCAAGCAAGGCCAGGAAACGAACAAAGATCGGATATGCATTGACGTCCTGGAAAGAGAGATGTGGAGGAATCCATTGGCAGTAGACATGTCTATGTCATCACCAAATATGGCTGATGATCTGCATGCATGGTTACTATACCTAGAAAACAGAG TGGCATTTGCGAGACTGTTCTTTCCCACTGAAGCCAAGCTGGCCATGGATATAGCACATGCTGATACAACATCTGAGTTTATTGGTATTTCTGCATCAGAACGCTGTGGAAACTTGAGAGAGGTTGATTTGAATGAGACACCGACAATGCAGAAGAAAAGGCTCCATTCAAGGTTGGAAGCTCTTAATAAGACAG TGGAGATGGGTCGACGCTACTTCCCCCACTGCTCACAAGTTCTGGACAAATTCCTGGAGGAGGATCTGCCTGACTTGTTCTACCTTGAGAAGGGAACTCCAGATGAACAGAGAATCAAAAGGGCACGTTTTACTGAGCTTAAAGATGATGTTCAGAAGGCATTTAACAAGGACAAGGCTAAAAACAGCCGCTCAGGgttgtcctcatcatcatcatcctcaacTTCTCTGAAGGGATGTGTAAACAAAAAAGTCACAAAGAAGTAA